In the genome of Myroides phaeus, one region contains:
- a CDS encoding c-type cytochrome: protein MTTFLKSALVVFAAMSMLACGNKEEKKAPEPVYESERGGATEMSETEKIALGKKLFEGKGTCFSCHMADKKVIGPSIKEIVEVYEKHNADLVSFLKGNEEAIVEPSQFAVMQANFAITKKMTDVELESLVAYMKSI from the coding sequence ATGACAACATTTTTAAAATCTGCTTTAGTGGTTTTTGCCGCTATGAGTATGCTTGCTTGTGGTAATAAAGAAGAAAAGAAAGCACCAGAACCTGTTTATGAATCAGAAAGAGGTGGAGCGACAGAGATGTCTGAAACAGAGAAAATAGCTTTGGGTAAAAAGTTATTTGAAGGAAAGGGAACTTGTTTTTCTTGTCATATGGCAGATAAAAAAGTGATTGGACCAAGTATCAAAGAAATTGTTGAGGTATATGAAAAGCATAATGCAGACCTTGTTTCATTTTTGAAAGGTAATGAGGAAGCAATAGTAGAACCTTCTCAATTTGCTGTAATGCAGGCAAATTTTGCAATTACTAAAAAGATGACTGATGTAGAGTTGGAATCATTAGTTGCTTATATGAAAAGTATTTAG
- a CDS encoding fumarate hydratase, whose product MDFIYQEPYPILKDDTQYKKISSEYVKVEKLGDREILVVDPKGIELLAETAMTDVSFMLRTAHLEKLRAILDDPEATDNDRFVAYNLLQNAAVAIDGQLPSCQDTGTAIVVAKKGENVYTGSNDAESLSRGIFETYQKKNLRYSQIVPISMFEEKNSGSNLPAQIDIYATQGNKYEFLFLAKGGGSANKTFLYQKTKSLLNDKNLTEFIKEKIMDLGTAACPPYHLALVIGGTSAEANLAAVKKASAGYYDNLPTSGNMGGQAFRDLEWEKKLQLICQESHIGAQFGGKYFTHDVRVIRLPRHAASCPVGLGVSCSADRNIKAKITAEGLFVEQLETNPARLLPATAPHLEEPVVIDLDKPMKEQLAELTKHPIKTRVMLNGTVIVARDIAHAKIQEMLDNGQEMPEYFKNHPVYYAGPAKTPEGMPSGSFGPTTAGRMDPYVDAFQAVGGSMIMLAKGNRSQAVTDACKKHGGFYLGSVGGPAAILAKENILSVEVVDFPELGMEAVRKIKVKDFPAFIITDDKGNDFFQNL is encoded by the coding sequence ATGGACTTCATATATCAAGAACCGTATCCAATCCTAAAGGATGATACACAGTACAAAAAGATATCTTCTGAGTATGTAAAAGTAGAGAAATTAGGAGATCGTGAAATTTTAGTAGTTGATCCTAAGGGGATTGAATTATTAGCAGAAACGGCAATGACTGACGTTTCTTTTATGTTGAGAACAGCTCACCTTGAAAAGTTAAGAGCTATTTTAGATGATCCGGAAGCGACAGATAACGATCGTTTTGTGGCTTATAACTTATTACAAAATGCAGCTGTTGCTATTGACGGACAATTGCCTTCTTGTCAAGATACAGGTACTGCAATTGTAGTAGCTAAAAAAGGTGAAAATGTATATACAGGTTCTAATGATGCCGAGAGTTTATCGAGAGGTATCTTTGAAACTTACCAAAAGAAAAACTTGAGATATTCTCAAATTGTTCCGATTAGTATGTTTGAAGAGAAAAACTCTGGTTCAAATTTACCTGCACAAATTGATATTTATGCGACACAAGGGAATAAGTATGAATTCTTATTCTTAGCAAAAGGTGGAGGTTCTGCTAACAAAACGTTCTTGTACCAAAAAACTAAGTCTTTATTAAATGATAAAAACTTAACTGAGTTTATCAAAGAGAAAATTATGGACTTAGGTACTGCTGCTTGTCCTCCTTATCACTTAGCTTTAGTGATTGGTGGTACGTCAGCTGAGGCTAACTTAGCTGCTGTGAAAAAAGCATCTGCAGGGTACTATGACAATCTACCTACTTCTGGTAATATGGGAGGTCAAGCTTTCCGTGATTTAGAGTGGGAGAAAAAACTACAACTTATCTGTCAAGAGTCTCATATTGGAGCACAGTTTGGTGGTAAATATTTTACTCACGATGTACGTGTAATCCGTTTACCTCGTCACGCTGCTTCTTGTCCTGTTGGATTAGGTGTTTCTTGTTCTGCTGATAGAAATATCAAAGCGAAAATTACTGCTGAAGGATTATTCGTTGAGCAATTAGAAACTAACCCAGCAAGATTATTACCTGCGACAGCTCCTCATTTAGAAGAGCCGGTAGTAATTGACCTTGATAAACCAATGAAAGAACAATTGGCTGAATTGACAAAACATCCAATTAAAACTCGTGTAATGTTAAATGGAACTGTGATTGTAGCACGCGACATCGCTCACGCAAAAATCCAAGAAATGTTAGACAATGGGCAAGAAATGCCTGAGTACTTTAAAAATCACCCAGTGTATTATGCTGGACCTGCAAAAACTCCAGAAGGAATGCCTTCAGGAAGTTTTGGACCGACAACTGCAGGACGTATGGACCCATACGTTGATGCTTTCCAAGCTGTAGGTGGTAGTATGATTATGCTTGCTAAAGGTAACCGTTCTCAAGCTGTTACTGATGCTTGTAAAAAACACGGTGGTTTCTATTTAGGTTCTGTTGGTGGACCAGCTGCTATCCTTGCAAAAGAGAATATCTTAAGCGTTGAGGTGGTTGACTTCCCAGAATTAGGAATGGAAGCTGTACGTAAGATTAAAGTGAAAGATTTCCCTGCGTTCATCATCACTGATGACAAAGGAAATGACTTCTTCCAAAACTTATAA
- the rlmN gene encoding 23S rRNA (adenine(2503)-C(2))-methyltransferase RlmN — MQTDKKDIRSLSKEELRDFFVAQGDKAFRGNQVYEWLWSKGAHTFEDMSNLSKTTREMLMDNFVINHVKVDNMQCSSDGTIKNAVKLHDGLVVESVLIPTATRTTACVSSQVGCSLDCEFCATARLKRMRNLNPDEIYDQVLTIDRQSREHRNIPLSNIVFMGMGEPLMNYNNVQKAIDKITSEEGLGMSPKRITVSTSGIPKMITKLADDGVKFKLAVSLHSAIEEIRNRIMPFSKSFPLTDLRDSLQYWYSKTKSRVTFEYVIWKGINDDKKSIDALVKFCKYVPCKVNLIEYNPIDDGEFQQADEQATLNYIKALEANDITVVVRRSRGKDIDAACGQLANKS; from the coding sequence ATGCAAACGGATAAAAAAGATATTAGAAGCTTATCGAAAGAAGAATTGAGAGACTTTTTTGTTGCTCAAGGTGATAAGGCATTTAGAGGGAACCAAGTTTACGAGTGGTTGTGGAGTAAAGGAGCTCATACTTTTGAAGATATGAGTAACTTATCTAAGACTACACGTGAAATGTTGATGGATAATTTTGTGATTAACCACGTAAAGGTGGATAATATGCAATGTAGTTCAGATGGAACTATTAAAAATGCTGTGAAACTTCACGATGGCCTTGTCGTTGAATCTGTTTTAATTCCAACTGCTACAAGAACTACTGCTTGTGTTTCGTCTCAAGTAGGATGTAGTTTGGATTGTGAATTTTGTGCTACTGCGCGTTTAAAACGTATGCGTAACTTGAATCCAGATGAGATTTATGACCAAGTATTGACGATTGACCGTCAGAGTCGTGAACATCGCAATATTCCATTGTCAAATATTGTATTTATGGGAATGGGTGAGCCATTGATGAACTACAATAATGTACAAAAAGCAATTGATAAGATTACTTCTGAAGAGGGATTAGGTATGTCGCCTAAGCGTATTACTGTGTCTACTTCTGGTATTCCAAAGATGATTACGAAATTAGCAGATGATGGCGTTAAGTTTAAACTTGCGGTGTCTTTGCACTCAGCTATTGAGGAGATTCGTAACCGTATTATGCCTTTCTCAAAAAGTTTTCCTTTAACTGATTTGCGTGATTCATTGCAATATTGGTATTCTAAGACTAAGAGTAGAGTTACTTTTGAATATGTGATTTGGAAGGGAATTAACGATGATAAAAAGTCTATTGATGCCTTAGTTAAATTCTGTAAATACGTTCCTTGTAAAGTAAACTTGATTGAGTATAATCCAATTGATGATGGGGAGTTTCAACAAGCAGATGAACAGGCAACGTTGAATTATATCAAAGCTTTAGAGGCAAATGATATTACTGTAGTGGTAAGAAGAAGTAGAGGGAAAGATATCGATGCTGCTTGTGGTCAATTAGCAAATAAATCGTAA
- a CDS encoding polyprenyl synthetase family protein has product MNIVQQIKQPIQQEMDLFEKKFRNSMATKVALLNRITYYIVNRKGKQMRPMFVFLVAKMTGEGQVNERAYRGASVIELIHTATLVHDDVVDDSNKRRGFFSLSALWKNKIAVLVGDYLLSKGLLLSIDNGDFDLLRIISVAVREMSEGELLQIEKARRLDITEDVYYEIIRQKTATLIAACCSLGAAAVQPENAELIERMRKFGELIGMAFQIKDDLFDYSDGPIGKPTGIDIKEQKMTLPLIYALNVSEPKDRKWLINSVKNYNEDKRRVKEVIAYVKEKGGMEYATKKMVEYQLEALAILNDFPDSPYKEALTTMVNYVIERKK; this is encoded by the coding sequence ATGAATATAGTACAGCAAATAAAACAGCCCATACAGCAGGAGATGGACCTCTTTGAAAAGAAGTTCCGCAATTCAATGGCTACAAAAGTAGCCTTGCTGAATAGAATTACTTACTACATTGTAAATAGAAAGGGGAAACAAATGCGTCCAATGTTTGTTTTCTTAGTGGCTAAAATGACAGGAGAAGGACAAGTTAACGAACGCGCTTATCGCGGGGCTTCTGTTATCGAACTTATCCATACGGCTACTCTTGTACACGACGACGTTGTGGATGATAGTAATAAGCGAAGAGGGTTCTTCTCTCTAAGTGCTTTATGGAAAAACAAAATTGCCGTTTTAGTAGGTGATTACCTTTTGTCAAAAGGATTATTGTTGTCAATAGACAATGGTGACTTTGACTTATTACGCATTATTTCTGTGGCTGTACGTGAAATGAGCGAAGGGGAGTTATTACAAATTGAAAAGGCAAGACGACTTGATATTACTGAAGATGTTTATTACGAGATTATTCGTCAAAAGACAGCTACATTAATTGCTGCGTGTTGTTCTCTTGGTGCGGCAGCTGTTCAACCAGAGAATGCTGAACTTATAGAGCGTATGCGTAAGTTTGGTGAGTTGATAGGTATGGCGTTTCAGATTAAAGACGACTTGTTTGATTATTCTGATGGGCCGATTGGTAAGCCAACGGGAATTGATATTAAGGAGCAAAAGATGACTCTTCCGTTGATTTATGCATTAAATGTTTCTGAGCCGAAAGACCGAAAATGGTTAATTAATTCTGTGAAGAACTATAATGAGGATAAGCGTCGCGTGAAGGAAGTGATTGCTTATGTAAAAGAAAAGGGAGGAATGGAGTATGCTACCAAAAAGATGGTTGAATACCAACTTGAGGCATTAGCTATTTTAAATGATTTTCCTGATTCTCCTTATAAAGAAGCGTTAACCACTATGGTTAATTACGTTATTGAAAGAAAAAAGTAG
- the dnaG gene encoding DNA primase, with protein sequence MISKSTIDAVFDAARVEEVIGDYVNLKKSGSNFKGLSPFVNEKTPSFMVSPVKQIWKDFSSGKGGNVISFLMEHEHFSYPEAIRYLAKKYGIEIEETQQTDEEKEHMNEKESMFVVSEYAKKYFHDTMYETEEGKAIGMSYFKERGFTPETIKDFGLGYSPDKWTAFTDDAIQKGYSLEYLEKTGLTIVKEDKKFDRFKGRVMFPIQSMSGRVLGFGGRILTNDKKAAKYLNSPESDIYHKSKVLYGIYHAKQEIAKKDNCYLVEGYTDVIQMHQAGIKNVVASSGTALTPDQIRLVSRLTKNITMLFDGDAAGVRASLRGVDLILEAGMNVRVCSLPEGEDPDSFARKHTQEQLETYFEGNAKDFIRFKASLLMDEAKNDPIKKADLIRDMVVSISKIPDQIQKEIYVQECARIMDISEEVLFNSLAQIGRKELADANKKFIEEKKKLEVVHSSPQDKEQIDPQYNLERKIIEILLLYGNEREVFIELLLDANEDNEVIEVENKVEQKVYERIFLSLQEDEVQLANPLFKAIYSDIMDYYNHNEWSLENYLKRLDPQFSNEVTSIIMEDEKNSLHKWESQNIIVKQKSQGISQYVTETILTLRMYLVNTMIDKYKAKLKDAEEKRSLELLSIIMDYTSLINMFSKRLGQVTSRFKTIDN encoded by the coding sequence ATGATTTCTAAAAGTACTATTGATGCCGTTTTTGACGCAGCTCGTGTAGAAGAGGTGATCGGAGATTACGTAAACCTGAAAAAATCGGGTAGTAATTTCAAAGGTCTGAGCCCTTTTGTAAACGAGAAGACTCCGTCGTTTATGGTATCTCCAGTTAAGCAGATATGGAAAGACTTTAGTTCTGGAAAAGGAGGGAATGTGATTAGTTTCTTAATGGAACACGAACATTTCTCTTATCCTGAAGCGATTCGCTACTTAGCCAAAAAATACGGTATCGAGATTGAAGAAACGCAACAGACAGATGAGGAGAAGGAGCATATGAATGAAAAGGAAAGTATGTTTGTGGTGTCTGAGTATGCCAAAAAATACTTTCACGATACAATGTATGAGACGGAAGAAGGAAAAGCAATTGGGATGTCTTATTTTAAGGAGCGTGGGTTTACACCAGAGACTATTAAAGACTTTGGGTTAGGGTATTCTCCTGATAAGTGGACTGCGTTTACTGATGATGCGATACAAAAAGGATATTCATTGGAGTACCTTGAAAAGACAGGGTTAACGATTGTTAAGGAAGATAAGAAGTTTGACCGCTTTAAAGGACGTGTGATGTTTCCTATTCAAAGTATGTCTGGTCGTGTTTTAGGATTCGGTGGACGTATTTTGACTAATGATAAAAAGGCTGCTAAATATCTGAACTCTCCTGAGAGTGATATTTACCACAAAAGTAAAGTGTTGTATGGTATTTACCACGCAAAACAAGAAATAGCAAAGAAAGATAATTGCTACTTAGTTGAGGGGTATACAGACGTTATCCAGATGCATCAAGCAGGGATTAAAAACGTGGTTGCGTCTTCGGGTACTGCCTTAACACCTGATCAGATTCGCTTAGTAAGCCGTTTGACAAAAAACATTACGATGTTGTTTGATGGTGATGCTGCAGGAGTACGTGCTTCGTTAAGAGGAGTAGATCTGATTTTAGAAGCAGGAATGAACGTTCGTGTTTGTTCATTGCCAGAAGGAGAAGACCCAGATAGTTTTGCAAGAAAACATACACAAGAGCAGTTAGAGACGTATTTTGAAGGAAATGCGAAAGACTTTATCCGTTTCAAAGCAAGTTTGTTGATGGATGAAGCAAAGAATGATCCTATCAAAAAAGCTGACCTAATTAGGGATATGGTTGTGAGTATTTCTAAGATACCAGACCAAATTCAGAAAGAAATTTACGTGCAAGAATGTGCGCGTATAATGGATATTTCGGAGGAAGTATTGTTTAATTCTTTAGCACAAATCGGGCGAAAAGAATTAGCAGATGCTAATAAAAAGTTCATTGAAGAGAAGAAAAAACTTGAAGTAGTTCATTCATCTCCACAAGATAAAGAACAGATAGATCCTCAATATAATTTAGAGCGAAAGATAATAGAGATATTGCTTTTATACGGTAATGAACGTGAAGTATTTATAGAGTTACTTCTGGATGCAAATGAAGATAACGAAGTAATTGAAGTAGAAAATAAAGTAGAGCAAAAGGTGTATGAACGCATTTTCTTGAGTTTACAAGAAGATGAGGTGCAGTTGGCTAATCCGTTATTTAAAGCTATTTACAGTGATATTATGGATTATTACAACCATAATGAGTGGAGTTTAGAAAACTATTTAAAAAGGTTAGATCCGCAGTTTTCAAATGAAGTGACCAGTATCATTATGGAAGATGAAAAGAATTCATTGCACAAATGGGAGTCACAGAATATTATTGTGAAACAAAAATCACAAGGTATTTCTCAGTACGTTACTGAAACAATATTGACACTTCGAATGTATTTAGTAAATACAATGATAGATAAGTATAAAGCGAAATTGAAAGATGCAGAAGAGAAGCGTTCGTTGGAACTATTGTCAATCATTATGGATTATACAAGTCTGATAAATATGTTTTCAAAGCGATTAGGACAAGTAACGTCTCGTTTTAAAACAATAGATAATTAA
- the nadE gene encoding NAD(+) synthase: MINKNFNTPAVTQHIVTWLKQYAENAKVQGYVIGISGGIDSAVTSTLCAMTGLPLLCVEMPIHQDPTQVSRAKEHIAFLQQNFSNVQATVADLTSSFETFKNAVPSSDNEALLNLTLANTRARLRMTTLYYYAGLHRSLVAGTGNKVEDFGVGFFTKYGDGGVDVSPIADLMKSEVRAIGEFLKVPSSIIIAKPTDGLFGDERSDEDQLGANYDELEVAMLAYERGAKAEDFTGREKEVFEIYSRLNRINQHKIQPIPVCVIPQELK, from the coding sequence ATGATTAATAAAAACTTCAATACACCAGCAGTTACACAACATATTGTTACTTGGTTAAAACAATACGCTGAGAATGCAAAAGTACAAGGTTATGTAATTGGGATCTCAGGAGGTATTGACTCTGCTGTTACCTCAACCTTATGTGCTATGACAGGATTACCTCTTCTTTGTGTAGAGATGCCTATTCATCAAGACCCTACGCAGGTTAGTAGAGCAAAAGAGCACATCGCTTTTTTACAACAAAACTTTTCTAATGTACAAGCTACAGTAGCTGATTTAACTTCATCATTCGAAACATTTAAAAATGCTGTGCCTTCTTCTGATAACGAAGCTCTTTTAAATCTTACCCTTGCTAATACAAGAGCGAGATTGAGAATGACTACGCTTTACTACTATGCTGGATTACACAGAAGCTTAGTTGCAGGAACAGGAAATAAAGTAGAAGACTTTGGCGTTGGTTTCTTTACAAAATATGGTGATGGTGGTGTAGATGTTAGTCCAATTGCCGACTTAATGAAATCTGAAGTTAGAGCTATTGGTGAATTCTTAAAAGTTCCGAGTAGCATTATAATCGCTAAACCAACAGATGGTTTATTTGGTGATGAACGTTCTGATGAGGATCAATTAGGTGCTAATTATGACGAATTAGAAGTAGCAATGCTTGCTTATGAAAGAGGTGCAAAAGCAGAGGACTTTACAGGTAGAGAAAAAGAAGTTTTCGAAATATACAGCCGATTAAACCGAATCAATCAACACAAAATACAGCCTATTCCAGTTTGTGTAATACCGCAAGAATTAAAATAG
- the gldB gene encoding gliding motility lipoprotein GldB has protein sequence MTFFKFSNLSLVVLLASSLFYVGCGNKESQLEKEIGAIPVEMQVERFDEIFYASKAEELPAVKQKFPYMFPAQLTDEFWIEKKSDTIFQELNEEVEKQYKDLGALPKDLESFFKHIKYYFPEEGTKKKVITAISEVDVSVKAIYADSLALIALDTYLGNDHRFYMNFPEYLRGTFDKSQILPDLAESFVMQKMRPNTDRTFVANMVQQGKMLYAKELLLPGVDKENLIGYTKEQLAWCGVNEEYMWRYFVENQLLFETDSKLSTRFIEPAPFSKFYLDIDADSPGKVGAWLGWQIVRSYMKNNNVTLQQLFNTQGKEIFEQSKYKPRK, from the coding sequence ATGACTTTTTTCAAATTTAGTAATTTATCCCTTGTAGTTTTGCTTGCGAGTAGCCTTTTTTATGTTGGATGTGGCAATAAAGAAAGTCAGCTCGAAAAAGAAATAGGAGCTATTCCCGTTGAAATGCAAGTAGAGCGTTTTGATGAAATATTTTATGCAAGTAAAGCAGAAGAGTTACCTGCAGTAAAACAAAAGTTTCCTTATATGTTTCCTGCTCAACTTACAGATGAGTTTTGGATTGAGAAAAAGAGTGATACAATTTTTCAAGAGTTAAATGAAGAAGTAGAGAAACAATATAAAGATTTGGGTGCTTTGCCAAAGGACTTAGAATCGTTCTTTAAGCATATAAAATATTATTTTCCAGAAGAGGGGACTAAGAAGAAAGTAATAACAGCAATTTCAGAAGTTGATGTTTCTGTGAAAGCAATATATGCTGATAGTTTAGCTTTGATTGCCTTGGATACTTACTTAGGTAATGACCACCGATTTTATATGAACTTCCCTGAGTATTTAAGAGGAACGTTTGACAAAAGTCAGATATTACCAGATTTAGCAGAGAGTTTTGTGATGCAAAAGATGCGACCAAATACCGATAGAACATTTGTGGCAAATATGGTTCAACAAGGGAAGATGTTATATGCAAAAGAGCTATTGTTGCCAGGAGTTGATAAAGAAAATTTAATTGGATATACCAAAGAACAATTAGCTTGGTGTGGGGTAAATGAAGAGTATATGTGGCGTTATTTTGTGGAGAATCAATTGTTGTTTGAAACAGATTCAAAGTTAAGTACCCGTTTTATAGAGCCTGCTCCTTTTTCTAAATTCTATTTAGACATAGATGCAGATAGTCCAGGAAAAGTAGGAGCTTGGTTAGGTTGGCAAATTGTACGTTCGTATATGAAAAATAATAATGTAACTTTGCAACAACTTTTTAATACACAAGGAAAAGAAATTTTCGAACAATCAAAATACAAACCGAGAAAGTAA
- the gldC gene encoding gliding motility protein GldC, whose amino-acid sequence MSKNHVSDIKIRVELDENRVPENISWTAKDGGVENAASKAMLLSIWDHKVKETLRIDLWTKDMPVDEMKKFFHQTLVAMADTFERATEDEKMSATMKDFCDYFAEKMDLLEK is encoded by the coding sequence ATGAGTAAAAATCACGTTTCTGATATAAAAATTAGAGTAGAGTTAGATGAAAATCGCGTTCCAGAAAATATATCATGGACAGCAAAAGACGGTGGTGTTGAAAATGCTGCTTCAAAAGCGATGTTGTTATCTATATGGGATCACAAAGTAAAAGAAACTTTGCGTATTGATTTATGGACAAAAGATATGCCTGTTGATGAAATGAAGAAATTCTTTCACCAAACATTAGTAGCTATGGCAGATACTTTTGAAAGAGCAACAGAAGACGAAAAGATGTCTGCTACAATGAAAGACTTTTGTGATTATTTCGCAGAGAAAATGGACTTATTAGAAAAATAA
- a CDS encoding acyl transferase has product MFKPEEIIQIQTKKEFHKIAMKVFRFQYENNPVYQQFCNLLERTPANVKTLVDVPFLPIQFFKSKEVLSSTDPIKTTFTSSGTTGMVTSKHHVTDLSFYEESFRAAFSHFYGNIEDYVVLALLPSYLEREGSSLIYMAEDFINSSAHPESGFYLHNYEELSSKLIDLDQQGKNILLIGVTYALLDLIELNKFDLKNTIIMETGGMKGRRKEMIREELHKILCDGFGVNKIHSEYGMTELLSQGYSFGDGIFECPPWMDILTRDPEDALTYVEEGKTGGVNVIDLANINSCSFIATQDLGKKYSDGSFEILGRFDNSDIRGCNLMVV; this is encoded by the coding sequence GTGTTTAAACCAGAAGAAATCATACAAATTCAAACTAAGAAAGAGTTTCATAAAATAGCTATGAAAGTCTTTCGCTTTCAGTATGAAAATAACCCTGTATACCAACAATTCTGTAACTTATTAGAAAGAACTCCTGCTAATGTAAAAACATTAGTTGACGTGCCTTTTTTACCTATTCAATTCTTTAAATCAAAAGAAGTATTAAGCTCTACAGATCCTATTAAAACTACTTTTACCAGTAGTGGTACAACAGGAATGGTAACAAGTAAACATCACGTAACTGATCTTTCTTTCTACGAGGAGAGCTTTAGAGCTGCTTTCTCGCACTTTTACGGAAATATTGAAGACTATGTAGTCTTAGCTCTTTTGCCTTCTTATTTAGAGCGCGAAGGGTCTTCTCTTATTTATATGGCTGAAGACTTCATCAATTCTTCTGCTCATCCTGAAAGTGGTTTCTATCTTCACAATTACGAAGAATTATCTTCTAAATTAATTGACTTAGACCAACAAGGAAAAAACATTCTTCTTATTGGAGTTACTTATGCTCTTCTTGATTTAATCGAACTGAATAAGTTTGACCTGAAAAACACCATTATTATGGAAACAGGAGGAATGAAAGGTCGTAGAAAAGAAATGATACGAGAGGAATTACATAAAATATTATGTGATGGTTTTGGTGTAAATAAAATACACTCAGAGTATGGAATGACAGAATTACTGTCTCAAGGATATTCTTTTGGAGATGGTATTTTTGAATGCCCGCCGTGGATGGATATACTTACTCGTGATCCAGAAGATGCTTTAACTTATGTAGAAGAAGGAAAAACTGGAGGAGTGAATGTAATTGATTTAGCAAACATAAACTCGTGTTCATTTATCGCAACACAAGATTTAGGAAAGAAATATTCAGATGGATCTTTCGAAATACTGGGAAGATTTGACAATTCTGACATACGAGGTTGTAACCTTATGGTAGTATAA
- a CDS encoding T9SS type A sorting domain-containing protein, protein MANKYFYTIVLFITMLGASSAFAQSGLRYNEPRFSNQNIEGLSISPNPAAASGKLYIESTKNDPKEVELYNVVGKKVFAMTMNTKELSLPYSVNAGIYIIKIRENNATSTRKIVIK, encoded by the coding sequence ATGGCAAATAAATACTTTTACACTATCGTATTGTTCATTACAATGTTAGGCGCAAGCTCAGCATTCGCGCAAAGTGGATTGCGTTACAATGAACCAAGATTTTCGAACCAGAATATCGAAGGGCTGTCTATATCCCCTAATCCTGCTGCTGCCAGCGGAAAGTTGTATATAGAATCGACGAAAAACGACCCGAAAGAGGTTGAGCTTTATAATGTAGTGGGTAAAAAAGTATTTGCAATGACGATGAATACAAAAGAACTTAGTTTGCCTTACAGCGTTAATGCGGGAATTTATATTATAAAGATTAGAGAAAATAATGCTACTTCTACAAGAAAGATTGTTATCAAGTAA